A stretch of the Duncaniella dubosii genome encodes the following:
- the ettA gene encoding energy-dependent translational throttle protein EttA translates to MADDKKVIFSMVGVSKTYPPQKQVLKNIYLSFFYGAKIGIIGLNGSGKSSLLKIIAGLDKSYQGEVVFSPGYSVGYLEQDPQLDPSKTVIEVVREGVQPIMDLLAEFDKVNESFGDPDVLEDPDKMDALLARQAELQDKLDAADAWNIDSKLERAMDALQCPPDDQSVTTLSGGERRRVALCRLLLQQPDILLLDEPTNHLDAESIDWLEQHLQQYPGTVIAITHDRYFLDHVAGWILELDRGEGIPWKGNYSSWLDQKTKRMAQEEKQASKRRKTLERELEWVRMAPKARQAKGKARLSSYDRLLNEDQKEKEERLEIFIPNGPRLGSKVIDVQGFSKAFGKKQLFKDLSFSLPQGGIVGVIGPNGAGKTTLFRLIMGQETPDAGTFEVGETVKIAYVDQTHHDLLPDKSVYEVISQGVESFRMGGRDVNARAYLSRFNFTGADQEKKIAVLSGGERNRLHLAMALKEEGNVLLLDEPTNDIDVNTLRALEEGLDDFAGCAVVVSHDRWFLDRICTHILSFEGDGNVVFFEGSYSDYEDYKRAHNDGKEPTRRRYRKLME, encoded by the coding sequence ATGGCTGACGATAAAAAAGTAATATTCTCGATGGTGGGTGTCTCAAAGACATATCCGCCGCAGAAACAGGTGTTGAAAAACATCTATCTTTCATTTTTCTATGGTGCTAAGATAGGTATCATCGGTCTCAACGGTTCAGGTAAGTCCTCACTTCTGAAAATCATAGCCGGCCTCGACAAGAGCTATCAGGGCGAGGTGGTCTTCTCTCCGGGCTACTCTGTGGGCTATCTCGAACAAGATCCGCAGCTCGATCCCTCCAAGACCGTCATTGAGGTTGTGCGCGAAGGAGTGCAGCCGATCATGGATCTTCTTGCCGAGTTCGATAAGGTAAATGAATCGTTCGGCGACCCGGATGTGCTTGAAGACCCCGACAAGATGGATGCCCTTCTCGCACGTCAGGCAGAGCTTCAGGACAAGCTTGACGCCGCCGATGCGTGGAACATAGATTCTAAGCTCGAACGTGCGATGGATGCTCTCCAGTGTCCGCCCGACGACCAGAGTGTGACCACCCTTTCAGGAGGCGAACGCCGTCGTGTGGCTCTTTGCCGTCTGCTCCTTCAGCAGCCCGACATCCTGCTTCTCGACGAGCCTACCAACCACCTTGACGCTGAGTCGATCGACTGGCTCGAACAGCATCTTCAGCAATATCCGGGAACGGTCATCGCCATCACCCACGACCGTTACTTCCTTGACCACGTCGCAGGCTGGATTCTTGAGCTTGACCGTGGCGAGGGAATACCTTGGAAGGGTAATTATTCCTCATGGCTCGACCAGAAGACCAAACGCATGGCTCAGGAGGAGAAGCAGGCATCGAAGCGTCGCAAGACTCTCGAACGCGAGCTTGAATGGGTGCGTATGGCTCCCAAGGCCCGTCAGGCCAAAGGCAAGGCCCGTCTTTCGAGCTACGACCGTCTTCTCAACGAGGACCAGAAGGAGAAGGAAGAGCGTCTTGAGATTTTCATCCCCAATGGTCCGCGTCTCGGCAGCAAGGTCATTGACGTGCAGGGATTCTCGAAGGCTTTCGGCAAGAAGCAGCTTTTCAAGGATCTGAGCTTCTCGCTCCCGCAGGGCGGTATTGTCGGTGTCATCGGACCGAACGGTGCGGGAAAGACCACTCTTTTCCGTCTGATCATGGGGCAGGAGACTCCCGATGCAGGTACGTTTGAGGTAGGCGAGACTGTCAAGATTGCATACGTCGACCAGACTCACCACGACCTTCTTCCCGACAAGAGTGTCTACGAGGTGATTTCGCAGGGAGTGGAAAGCTTCCGCATGGGTGGCCGTGATGTCAATGCCCGAGCCTATCTTTCGCGTTTCAACTTCACCGGCGCTGATCAGGAGAAAAAAATAGCAGTGCTTTCGGGTGGCGAGCGTAACCGCCTTCACCTTGCAATGGCGCTTAAAGAGGAGGGCAACGTGCTTCTGCTCGACGAACCTACCAACGATATTGACGTGAATACGCTTCGCGCTCTTGAAGAAGGTCTCGACGATTTCGCCGGATGCGCCGTTGTCGTGAGCCACGACCGTTGGTTCCTCGATCGCATCTGCACACACATCCTTTCGTTTGAAGGCGACGGCAATGTGGTCTTCTTTGAAGGTTCATACTCCGACTACGAGGATTACAAGCGTGCCCACAACGACGGCAAAGAGCCTACGCGCCGCCGTTATCGCAAGCTCATGGAATAG
- a CDS encoding Crp/Fnr family transcriptional regulator produces MSQFNAFEEALDFSFWKNLCETRGERLFFRRGEYFVHAGEVLQRVGWIVSGGFKHSLTDNAGHAKAVGFVFEDAVVANYLSALAGEKMPTDIIALEDSEVMVVPSSYICEILDTRPEVKVKFLQVLFGQAYDHVLNIYRFTPEQRYAHLLERFPRILDLVPVGDLASYLNISRRQLHRFRNQKTK; encoded by the coding sequence ATGTCACAGTTCAATGCTTTTGAAGAAGCTCTTGATTTTTCGTTCTGGAAGAATTTATGTGAGACCCGCGGAGAAAGATTGTTTTTCAGGCGTGGCGAATATTTCGTGCATGCCGGTGAAGTGTTGCAGCGTGTAGGGTGGATTGTCTCGGGTGGATTCAAACACTCCCTGACAGATAATGCCGGTCATGCCAAGGCTGTAGGCTTTGTCTTCGAGGATGCGGTCGTCGCCAATTATCTCAGTGCCTTGGCCGGAGAGAAAATGCCTACGGACATAATCGCATTGGAAGATTCGGAAGTGATGGTTGTCCCTTCGTCGTATATATGTGAGATTCTTGACACCCGGCCTGAAGTCAAGGTGAAATTTCTGCAGGTGTTGTTCGGACAAGCCTATGACCATGTGCTTAACATCTACCGTTTCACCCCTGAACAGCGCTACGCACATCTTCTCGAACGTTTCCCACGTATTCTTGACCTCGTACCTGTCGGAGACCTTGCTTCATATCTGAACATCTCCCGCCGGCAGCTTCATCGCTTCCGTAATCAGAAGACGAAATAA
- a CDS encoding 3'-5' exonuclease, with product MDINSFSISISKEQLSGLPTVEFAGSITVLENMPDALEALRYLNTCKAVGFDTETKPNFRKGQTNTVSLIQISTLDHSFLFRLNKLGFFPELREFMESDKVTKVGLSLRDDFHVLHRIASFEPAEFIDLQNVVKSFHIADSSLQKIYGIIFNGRISKSQRLSNWEAAQLSQGQKIYASIDAWACLRIYRHLMDGCFDPAESAYIHHDSGTAEGQ from the coding sequence ATGGACATCAATTCTTTTAGCATCTCAATATCAAAGGAGCAGCTGTCGGGACTGCCGACGGTAGAATTTGCCGGCTCTATAACGGTGCTTGAAAATATGCCCGATGCCTTGGAAGCCCTCCGCTATCTCAATACATGTAAGGCGGTAGGATTCGACACCGAGACAAAACCAAATTTCCGAAAGGGGCAGACCAATACGGTCTCGCTGATTCAGATTTCCACTCTCGACCATTCATTCCTGTTCCGTCTTAACAAACTCGGTTTCTTCCCGGAACTGCGCGAGTTCATGGAATCAGACAAAGTAACAAAAGTCGGGCTTTCGCTGCGAGATGATTTCCATGTCCTCCACAGGATAGCCAGCTTCGAACCGGCTGAATTCATCGACCTGCAAAATGTCGTGAAGTCATTCCATATCGCCGACTCAAGCCTGCAAAAGATATATGGAATAATTTTCAACGGACGCATCTCGAAAAGCCAGCGTCTGAGCAACTGGGAAGCCGCCCAGCTGAGTCAGGGTCAGAAAATCTATGCGTCGATCGACGCATGGGCATGTCTGCGAATCTACCGGCATCTGATGGACGGCTGTTTCGACCCTGCAGAGTCGGCCTACATACACCACGATTCCGGAACAGCCGAAGGACAATAG
- a CDS encoding MFS transporter — MQRGLIALAIGTFALGIAEFGMMGILSDVTRSVNVSVVDGGHLISAYSLGVAIGAPMLIFLRKMPLKRLLLLLAVIITAGNTMAALSTGFPMLLCARFLSGLPHGAFFGAGAIVCSRLASPGHGAQAVAVMVGGMTVANVAGVPAATLISNLFNWRIAFAMVALFGGLALVGIRAWIPRLEPLPDSGMKGQFRFLKSAAPWLIYAGVFFGQASVYCWFSYVDPIMTKVTGFTGSAMTWVMMLAGIGMVTGNAIAGKLADRFGVARVCGTLAASMLAVMPMLYLFADVKIASLALMFLATGALFGIGGPLQYLIVRFAKGGEMLGGAGIQIAFNVSNAVSAALGGIAIHHGFGLASPALVGVPFAAVGAAALFILRSKYKTQGA, encoded by the coding sequence ATGCAACGTGGATTAATAGCTTTGGCCATAGGCACTTTTGCCCTTGGCATTGCCGAATTCGGTATGATGGGAATACTCAGTGATGTAACCCGAAGCGTCAACGTCAGTGTCGTTGACGGCGGACACCTGATTTCGGCTTATTCGCTCGGTGTCGCCATAGGCGCACCCATGCTCATATTTCTCCGCAAGATGCCTTTGAAGAGGCTTTTGCTCTTGCTTGCAGTCATTATCACAGCGGGCAACACAATGGCAGCCCTCTCGACAGGCTTCCCGATGCTGCTCTGCGCCCGTTTCCTCTCAGGACTGCCCCACGGAGCTTTCTTTGGCGCAGGAGCTATCGTCTGCTCACGGCTCGCATCGCCGGGACATGGCGCTCAGGCAGTAGCCGTGATGGTCGGAGGCATGACCGTAGCCAACGTAGCCGGAGTACCGGCCGCAACACTTATCAGCAACCTGTTCAACTGGCGCATCGCTTTTGCAATGGTCGCCCTGTTCGGAGGACTGGCGCTGGTGGGCATCCGCGCATGGATTCCGCGACTCGAACCGCTGCCGGATTCCGGCATGAAAGGCCAGTTCCGCTTTCTCAAAAGCGCTGCACCTTGGCTGATCTACGCCGGTGTCTTTTTCGGACAGGCCAGCGTCTACTGCTGGTTCAGCTATGTCGACCCGATAATGACCAAAGTGACCGGCTTCACGGGTTCAGCCATGACATGGGTCATGATGCTCGCGGGCATAGGTATGGTCACCGGAAACGCCATCGCCGGAAAACTCGCCGACCGCTTCGGAGTCGCACGCGTGTGCGGCACTCTTGCAGCATCGATGCTTGCAGTCATGCCGATGCTCTATCTCTTTGCCGACGTGAAGATAGCCTCACTCGCGCTGATGTTTCTTGCCACAGGGGCGCTGTTCGGCATCGGCGGTCCGTTGCAATATCTCATAGTCCGTTTCGCCAAAGGAGGCGAAATGCTCGGAGGAGCAGGCATACAGATTGCATTCAATGTCTCGAACGCTGTTAGCGCGGCTCTCGGAGGAATTGCTATCCACCACGGATTCGGTCTTGCCTCTCCGGCATTGGTCGGTGTGCCGTTTGCAGCCGTCGGTGCCGCAGCCCTGTTTATATTGCGAAGCAAATACAAGACTCAAGGCGCATAA
- the bioD gene encoding dethiobiotin synthase, translated as MGQAYFISGIDTDAGKSYVTGYIASRLMKEGKSVATQKFIQTGNIGFSEDIDLHRKIMGIGPLPEDIDHTTAPIIFSYPASAQLAARMDERDIDLNIIDRSTEILCSRYDIVLVEGAGGLMVPITDDFFTIDYVESRKLPIILVTNGVLGSINHTILSLEAIKSRGIRLAAVIYNEHFDTDRIISADSQAFLRRYVSRNFPDTCFATIPTLD; from the coding sequence ATGGGTCAGGCATATTTCATCTCAGGAATCGACACCGACGCCGGCAAAAGCTACGTCACCGGCTATATCGCATCGCGCCTCATGAAAGAGGGCAAGAGTGTGGCAACCCAGAAATTCATCCAGACCGGCAACATCGGTTTTTCGGAAGATATAGACCTTCACCGAAAAATCATGGGTATCGGACCGTTGCCAGAGGATATCGACCACACTACCGCCCCGATAATCTTCTCTTATCCGGCATCGGCACAACTCGCCGCCCGCATGGACGAACGAGATATAGACCTCAACATCATCGACAGATCGACTGAAATTCTCTGCAGCCGCTACGACATTGTGCTTGTCGAAGGGGCTGGAGGGCTGATGGTCCCTATCACCGACGATTTTTTCACCATCGACTATGTGGAGTCGCGCAAACTGCCGATAATATTAGTGACCAACGGAGTTCTCGGATCAATCAACCATACCATCCTATCACTTGAAGCCATTAAATCACGCGGGATAAGGCTCGCCGCCGTCATCTACAACGAGCACTTCGACACCGACCGCATCATCAGCGCAGACTCTCAGGCATTCCTCCGGCGCTACGTCAGCCGCAACTTCCCGGACACCTGCTTCGCCACAATACCCACTCTCGATTAA
- the def gene encoding peptide deformylase, with protein sequence MRLPVYLYGHPVLRKIAAPVSSDYNGLKELVEKMYETMYDSEGVGLAAPQIGLSDRIVVIDADPVKDSFPECEGRKLTLINPEIEILDGETVVRDEGCLSLPGLSERVPRVENIRLKWVDENFEPHEEVITGFLARIVQHECDHLEGMLYIDHISMIRKQLIKGKLNNIIAGKTRCDYPVKYAPKSRK encoded by the coding sequence ATGCGTTTACCAGTATATTTATACGGTCATCCGGTGCTCCGCAAGATTGCAGCCCCGGTCTCGTCAGACTACAACGGTCTCAAGGAACTTGTCGAAAAAATGTATGAGACCATGTATGATAGCGAAGGTGTCGGTCTCGCCGCTCCGCAGATTGGACTTTCCGACAGAATCGTTGTCATAGACGCCGATCCTGTCAAAGACAGTTTCCCCGAATGCGAGGGTCGGAAACTCACCCTCATAAATCCGGAAATCGAGATTCTTGACGGTGAGACCGTGGTCCGTGATGAAGGCTGTCTGAGCCTGCCGGGACTTTCTGAAAGAGTTCCTCGTGTGGAAAATATCAGGCTTAAATGGGTCGATGAGAATTTCGAACCTCACGAAGAAGTCATCACAGGTTTCCTCGCGCGAATCGTTCAGCATGAGTGCGACCATCTTGAAGGAATGCTCTATATCGACCATATCTCGATGATACGCAAGCAGCTCATCAAGGGAAAGCTCAACAACATAATCGCCGGGAAGACCCGCTGCGACTATCCCGTCAAATACGCTCCAAAGAGCCGTAAGTGA
- a CDS encoding pimeloyl-ACP methyl esterase BioG family protein yields MKFHVFPAKDNSSHDRALLIFAGWGMDEKPFSRLHLPGYHIIVIWDYRDNRFPDRLERTMETFGEIAVIAWSFGVPAATDFLLSHRSLPVTARIAVNGTMHPVNNQKGISEDIFRGTLEGLDEKSLSKFYLRMCGSGAAMRLFSETLPDRSPSELREELTAIADRRTVAPHGLWERAVISSDDRIIPPDNQIQAWREEAIETIRIDGPHLPNFNRLFQSLLTEKGLVAEKFTRAETTYDDNAIVQREIAERLCSFASEALKEISTGASCPMDVLEIGCGTGLTTRMLCRATGLDKIEVWDLHIPSSIQESMPDVRLSARECDAEIEIRRLPSESLDMIFSASTMQWFNSPKTFMSECARVLRKGGYAILSTFGPGTMTEIGSLLNSRRHYPSVDALRSMLPDGCAVISLISGTRTILFETPADAMRHVKLTGVNALSSRHGSISARTILSSYPLTPTGQAPVTYEPVYIVFRKI; encoded by the coding sequence ATGAAATTCCACGTATTCCCCGCCAAGGACAACTCAAGCCACGACCGCGCCCTGCTGATTTTTGCCGGCTGGGGCATGGACGAGAAACCTTTCAGCCGTCTGCATCTTCCCGGTTATCATATAATAGTAATCTGGGATTACCGCGACAACAGATTTCCCGACCGACTCGAACGCACGATGGAAACCTTCGGTGAAATCGCTGTCATCGCATGGTCATTCGGAGTTCCTGCGGCAACAGATTTCCTGCTGTCACACCGCTCGCTCCCCGTCACGGCACGAATAGCCGTCAACGGAACGATGCACCCTGTCAACAATCAGAAGGGAATCTCGGAAGATATATTCCGGGGGACACTTGAAGGTCTTGATGAAAAATCATTGTCGAAATTTTATCTGCGCATGTGCGGCTCTGGTGCGGCAATGCGGCTTTTTTCCGAGACACTCCCTGACCGCAGTCCGTCGGAATTGCGGGAAGAACTGACAGCTATAGCAGACCGCCGCACGGTCGCTCCGCATGGATTATGGGAGCGTGCGGTCATAAGTTCGGACGACCGCATTATTCCACCCGACAATCAGATTCAGGCTTGGCGCGAAGAGGCAATCGAGACAATACGCATAGACGGCCCTCACCTCCCCAATTTCAACCGTCTCTTCCAATCACTTCTGACTGAAAAAGGACTTGTCGCCGAAAAGTTCACCCGCGCCGAGACTACCTATGACGACAATGCCATCGTTCAGCGCGAAATCGCCGAACGCCTCTGTAGCTTCGCATCCGAGGCTTTGAAAGAAATATCAACCGGTGCCTCCTGCCCGATGGATGTCCTTGAAATCGGATGCGGAACGGGGCTTACCACACGCATGCTATGCCGGGCGACCGGTCTTGACAAAATCGAGGTCTGGGATCTTCATATCCCCTCGTCAATTCAGGAATCCATGCCGGATGTCAGGCTATCGGCTCGCGAATGTGATGCCGAGATCGAAATCCGCCGACTCCCAAGCGAAAGTCTCGACATGATTTTTTCCGCATCCACAATGCAATGGTTCAACTCCCCGAAAACATTCATGAGCGAATGTGCCCGCGTACTCCGCAAAGGCGGCTATGCCATACTCTCGACATTCGGTCCGGGGACAATGACCGAGATAGGAAGTCTGTTGAACAGCAGACGCCACTATCCGTCTGTAGACGCGCTCCGGAGCATGCTTCCCGACGGATGTGCGGTAATCAGCCTCATATCCGGGACACGCACCATTCTGTTCGAGACACCTGCCGATGCTATGCGCCACGTAAAACTCACCGGGGTCAACGCCCTTAGCAGCAGACACGGCAGCATCTCCGCACGAACAATACTCTCATCCTATCCCCTCACCCCTACGGGACAAGCACCGGTCACATACGAACCGGTCTACATCGTATTCAGAAAAATATAA
- the ruvX gene encoding Holliday junction resolvase RuvX, with translation MGRLLAIDYGRKRCGLAVTDVLQIVATALDTVPSAQLIPYIKSYVARERVDEIIVGLPKTLDGQPSESMRYITPAINRLRKELPDIEIKFFDERFTSTLAHRAMIDSGVKKSDRRDKAAIDRMAAVIILNGYLESRDMMR, from the coding sequence ATGGGACGATTGCTCGCTATAGACTACGGACGTAAGCGCTGCGGACTTGCTGTGACCGATGTGTTGCAGATAGTGGCCACGGCGCTTGACACTGTGCCATCGGCACAGCTGATACCATATATCAAATCATACGTGGCTCGTGAACGGGTCGACGAAATAATAGTCGGTCTCCCCAAGACGCTCGACGGACAGCCCTCGGAGTCGATGCGTTACATCACTCCTGCCATCAACCGGCTTAGAAAGGAACTTCCCGACATTGAAATAAAATTTTTCGATGAACGTTTCACCTCGACTCTCGCGCATCGTGCCATGATTGATTCCGGCGTTAAGAAAAGCGACCGTCGCGACAAAGCCGCGATCGACCGCATGGCAGCGGTCATCATCCTTAACGGTTATCTCGAAAGCCGCGACATGATGAGGTGA
- a CDS encoding formate/nitrite transporter family protein, producing MQIRTPREITETAATVGAAKANLTVKNPSRLLLASCLAGVYIALGGILSLIVGYGFPELTEANPAVQKLLSGCMFPIGLILVVVLGAELFTGNNALLIPSYAKGSHSFGLVMRNWVMVYIGNFIGAIAFTYIMVYACGLTSSAPYHEAIINIAKAKVSMTWLTVFIKGIGANWCVCLAVWLALSGKTFFEKALGCWLPVMAFVVLGYEHSIANMFFIPLGMMEGADIGIIEAITTNIIPATLGNIVGGALLVGAVNAYIHEIRKD from the coding sequence ATGCAAATCAGAACCCCAAGAGAAATCACTGAAACCGCCGCAACTGTCGGCGCAGCCAAAGCTAATCTTACAGTCAAGAATCCCTCGCGTCTTCTGCTCGCATCGTGTCTTGCCGGAGTCTACATAGCTCTTGGCGGAATCTTATCGCTTATTGTCGGCTACGGTTTCCCGGAACTGACAGAAGCCAATCCGGCAGTCCAGAAACTTCTGAGCGGGTGCATGTTTCCAATCGGTCTTATATTGGTGGTAGTGCTCGGCGCAGAACTTTTCACCGGCAACAATGCCCTCCTCATCCCGTCATACGCAAAAGGCAGCCACAGCTTCGGGCTTGTCATGCGTAACTGGGTAATGGTATATATCGGAAACTTCATCGGCGCAATTGCTTTTACATATATAATGGTCTATGCCTGCGGGCTTACTTCGTCCGCACCCTACCACGAAGCCATCATCAACATTGCCAAAGCAAAAGTATCGATGACATGGCTGACAGTATTCATAAAGGGAATCGGAGCTAACTGGTGTGTCTGCCTTGCGGTATGGCTCGCTCTTTCCGGAAAGACATTTTTTGAGAAAGCCCTCGGCTGCTGGCTGCCGGTAATGGCATTCGTAGTACTCGGCTACGAACACTCGATTGCCAACATGTTCTTCATCCCCCTCGGCATGATGGAGGGCGCGGACATAGGCATAATTGAAGCAATAACAACCAATATTATTCCTGCCACCCTCGGTAACATAGTCGGAGGAGCTCTCCTCGTCGGCGCAGTCAACGCATATATCCACGAAATCAGGAAAGACTGA